In the Podospora bellae-mahoneyi strain CBS 112042 chromosome 4, whole genome shotgun sequence genome, one interval contains:
- a CDS encoding hypothetical protein (COG:E; EggNog:ENOG503NXIY), with protein sequence MDVTCKLRPLADKDITDLGPAFEAAWNNDFANTPDKPLGMIAPVAVFPNNPDLVSAFGPDKQYFSISCFTVHPYSRGHIHITSPELTSPPDFKTGFLTDKNNLDIKMHIWLYKTQLHLNQPLNGKVNNIFYTPQDDAIIEQHIRQNVSTTWHSLGTCKIGSVVDENLNVYGTTGLKIADLSVLPGNVAANTNNMAMAVGEKAAGVIIGELGLGL encoded by the exons ATGGACGTAACCTGCAAGCTCCGCCCTCTTGCCGACAAAGACATCACCGACCTAGGACCGGCCTTTGAAGCCGCCTGGAACAACGACTTCGCCAACACCCCCGACAAGCCCCTCGGCATGATCGCCCCCGTAGCCGttttccccaacaaccccgacctCGTTTCCGCATTCGGCCCGGATAAACAGTACTTCTCCATCAGCTGCTTCACCGTCCACCCTTACTCCCGCGGCCACATCCACATCACCAGCCCCGAACTGACCTCCCCACCAGACTTCAAAACCGGCTTCTTGACCGACAAAAACAATCTCGACATCAAAATGCACATCTGGTTGTACAAAACCCAAC tccacctcaaccaacccctcaacgGCAAGGTCAACAACATCTTCTACACCCCCCAAGACGACGCCATAATCGAGCAGCATATCCGCCAAAACGTCAGCACGACCTGGCACTCCCTCGGCACATGCAAAATTGGGTCGGTAGTGGACGAAAACCTGAATGTGTACGGCACCACAGGCCTCAAGATCGCCGATTTGAGCGTCCTGCCTGGGAATGTGGCTGCGAATACGAATAACATGGCtatggcggtgggggagaaggcggcgggTGTTATTATTGGGgagcttggtcttggtctTTAG
- a CDS encoding hypothetical protein (EggNog:ENOG503P2TX; COG:S), protein MMRLRPLVSAPIMGALRQQTLPCAARQFSASVKPGTSISEVITKDHRELEQYYNEVINSNDPDHQQRFGNQFTWELARHSVAEELIVYPAFESHMGDKGHAMAEDDRKQHHRVKELLKEFQNMKAESADYVPKLKELWSVLSQHIKEEEENDLPALEAALQSAKGESEGMAKKFGLTKAFVPSRSHPSAGENPYFESAMGMLAAPIDHIADIFRKFPGNTKSPNPSTK, encoded by the exons ATGATGCGTCTACGCCCTCTCGTATCAGCCCCTATCATGGGCGCCTTGAGGCAACAAACCCTCCCATGTGCGGCTCGTCAGTTCTCAGCCTCCGTCAAGCCCGGCACATCCATCTCCGAAGTCATCACCAAAGACCACCGAGAGCTCGAGCAGTACTACAACGAAGTCATCAATTCCAATGACCCCGATCACCAACAGCGCTTTGGCAACCAATTCACTTGGGAGCTGGCGCGCCACTCGGTCGCCGAAGAGCTGATTGTCTATCCCGCTTTTGAGTCTCATATGGGCGACAAGGGCCacgccatggccgaggaCGACCGCAAGCAACATCACAGA GTAAAAGAGCTCCTCAAGGAATTCCAGAACATGAAGGCCGAGTCGGCAGACTATGTCCCCAAGCTGAAGGAGCTTTGGTCGGTCTTGTCGCAGCatatcaaggaggaggaggagaatgacCTGCCGGCGCTCGAGGCGGCGTTGCAGTCGGCCAAGGGCGAGTCCGAGGGCATGGCGAAGAAGTTTGGTCTCACCAAGGCGTTCGTTCCGTCAAGAAGCCACCCAAGTGCGGGGGAGAATCCTTACTTCGAGTCGGCCATGGGAATGTTGGCTGCGCCTATTGACCACATTGCGGATATCTTTAGGAAGTTTCCTGGGAACACCAAgtcccccaacccatctACCAAGTAG
- a CDS encoding hypothetical protein (EggNog:ENOG503P0PR; COG:O), whose amino-acid sequence MRLAAFLSLAVAAAAVNVSNSDPFEQWHGPKAGDVRGPCPFLNTFANHGFLPRTGKYITLDDLTNGLFNAVNFDANISAFLFDFAISTNPEPNSTWFSLDHLTRHNVLEHDASLSRVDAFHGHADIFNQEAFDETRSHWGDIVNVESGAAAIVARMKTCKSTNPQYSLSQLGEAFILGETAAFISILGDAETLTVEKTRVEYLFQNERLPTELGWKRPEAQFTTDILVRNLQAVAVEYQKRLNSTVLRKRGVDYAERLMDGRARVL is encoded by the exons ATGAGACTTGCagcctttctttctttggcGGTGGCCGCTGCGGCTGTCAATGTGTCCAACAGCGACCCCTTTGAGCAATGGCATGGGCCTAAGGCAGGCGATG TCCGTGGGCCATGCCCATTCCTAAACACATTTGCCAACCACGGCTTCCTCCCTCGTACCGGCAAATACATCACCCTCGATGACCTCACCAACGGCCTCTTCAACGCTGTCAACTTCGACGCCAACATCTCCGCTTTCCTCTTTGACTTCGCCATCAGCACGAACCCGGAGCCGAACTCTACCTGGTTCTCGCTTGACCACTTGACCCGCCACAACGTGCTGGAGCATGATGCCAGTCTCTC TCGCGTCGACGCCTTCCACGGCCACGCCGACATTTTCAACCAGGAAGCCTTTGACGAAACCCGCTCCCACTGGGGCGACATCGTCAATGTCGAGAGCGGTGCCGCTGCCATCGTCGCTCGCATGAAGACATGCAAATCAACCAATCCTCAatactccctctcccaacttGGCGAGGCTTTCATCCTCGGCGAGACAGCCGCGTTTATCTCCATCCTCGGAGACGCTGAGACTCTCACTGTCGAGAAGACGCGTGTGGAATACCTTTTCC AAAACGAGCGTCTCCCAACCGAACTTGGCTGGAAGAGACCCGAGGCTCAGTTTACGACCGATATTCTGGTGCGGAACCTGCAGGCGGTGGCTGTCGAGTATCAGAAGAGGCTGAACTCGACTGTCttgaggaagagaggggtgGATTATGCTGAGCGGTTGATGGATGGTAGGGCGAGGGTGCTCTAG
- a CDS encoding hypothetical protein (COG:Q; EggNog:ENOG503NUTE), with the protein MVAENMTARLAEMALGHGDQNRAAHTDISNPDRDGGRYTDDSGAKMKALAWMGKNDVRVIETSKPKIVDDHDVILKVTGSTVCGSDVHLMHGVVVQVEKGDILGHEFCGVVESVGPSITKLAVGDRVVNSFCISCGECSYCKDKLPTACEKTNASTLHAKLYGGRMGGIFGYSHLTGGYAGGQAEYVRIPLAENNLLKIPDNVPDEKALYLSDVLPTSYHSVVYTGVNEGDTVAIWGLGPIGFMACFWAKKKGATRVIGIDSNWRTEYAKSKIPGLETINYATLESGQTVPTKIHEMVPGGVDVSIDASGGEYAKGWAHKLEMAIGAEQDTSEMINECLYATKKFGRVGIIGDYVGFTNHFNVGALMELGIYLIGCGQAPVQRYWEELLEMVEKGEIDPTIMLTHRFKIDDIAKAYKLQEKREEGLVKCFIETRFSAPRAEGTPELTSL; encoded by the exons ATGGTTGCAGAGAACATGACGGCCAGgctggccgagatggccCTCGGACACGGTGACCAAAACCGTGCGGCCCACACCGATATCTCCAACCCTGACCGCGACGGCGGCCGGTACACGGACGACAGCGGCGCGAAGATGAAAGCCCTCGCTTGGATGGGCAAGAACGACGTACGAGTCATTGAGACGTCCAAGCCCAAGATCGTCGACGACCACGATGTCATCCTCAAGGTCACTGGTTCCACCGTCTGCGGCAGCGACGTACACCTGATGCATGGAGTGGTGGTGCAGGTCGAAAAGGGCGATATTCTGGGACACGAGTTCTGCGGCGTTGTCGAGTCGGTCGGACCGTCGATCACCAAGCTCGCTGTTGGTGATCGGGTGGTGAACAGCTTTTGCATCTCTTGCGGCGAGTGTAGTTACTGCAAGGACAAGCTCCCTACTGCATGCGAAAAGACGAATGCCTCAACTCTTCACGCCAAGCTTTATGGCGGGCGCATGGGCGGCATCTTTGGTTACTCACACTTGACGGGAGGGTATGCGGGCGGACAGGCCGAGTACGTCAGGATCCCGCTGGCTGagaacaacctcctcaagatCCCTGACAACGTCCCGGATGAAAAAGCACTGTATCTCTCTGATGTGCTGCCCACTTCGTACCACAGCGTGGTCTACACCGGCGTCAACGAGGGAGACACAGTCGCCATCTGGGGCCTCGGTCCCATCGGCTTCATGGCATGCTTttgggcaaagaagaagggtgctACACGTGTTATTGGCATCGACAGCAACTGGCGGACCGAGTATGCAAAGTCCAAGATCCCAGGGCTAGAGACCATCAACTATGCAACATTGGAGTCTGGACAGACAGTGCCGACAAAGATACACGAAATGGTGCCTGGGGGCGTTGATGTCAGTATTGATGCGAGCGGAGGAGAGTACGCCAAAGGATGGGCGCACaagctggagatggcgaTTGGGGCGGAGCAGGATACAAGCGAGATGATCAATGAATGTCTGTACGCAACCAAGAAGTTTGGGAGAGTCGGCATCATCGGTGATTACGTCGGGTTCACTAACCATTTCAATGTCGGTGCGCTGATGGAGCTTGGTATTTACTTGATCGGGTGTGGACAGGCTCCGGTGCAGAGAT ATTGGgaggagcttctcgagaTGGTTGAAAAAGGAGAGATCGATCCCACCATCATGTTGACGCATCGGTTCAAGATTGACGATATAGCAAAGGCATATAAGCTgcaggagaagagagaggagggtcTGGTGAAATGTTTTATTGAGACGAGGTTCTCTGCCCCGCGTGCTGAAGGGACTCCGGAGCTCACGAGTTTGTAG
- a CDS encoding hypothetical protein (EggNog:ENOG503P04U; COG:S), whose translation MRLLNTQTLAFKQFFGRRPPYAILSHTWDGEEVSHQDVRDQIPSLQSKQGYQKLQESCRIAAEQRLEWAWVDTCCIDKTNNAELTESINSMFRWYQQAAACFVYLSDLPATGELKTNLPNCRWFRRGWTLQELLAPEKVQFYDKDWDLRGTKDGLIVKLESITGIPADILTGHASIRQISIADRMSWAANRQTTRPEDVAYCLLGIFDVNLPMIYGEGENAFRRLQEEIIRKSNDMTIFAWQKSNKHVTSLGSTTPHRSGSPLLATSPDDFTRHNKNETISILSIRNAAMSASINPEYIVTNKGLRITSSLLRLTQEDIGEPDQGLHYFLGLGEIKPRSSPPGQRGRMMGITLNKNGPDFFVRRNCPLRVLSEPEGSVLLTTCRRSFYIQLDDTATQPLNITSPVDAIAFPLQRLTTTTGPRAPEKITVWPGRARPESHWDETRRLFFRSNKRLLVLAISAFAIFQDGTRVELLMLVDQRAKRPAVQLFLQDKEAELYEWFLRRMEASDIHYWEQLPGELWRNASPWPGSQIEVVVGGGRRYVMSAWIQETDDPEAAALHQVVFRAERAGGVTDEIWAKL comes from the coding sequence ATGCGTCTCCTCAATACCCAAACCCTCGCCTTTAAGCAGTTCTTCGGCCGCCGGCCGCCCTACGCCATCTTGTCGCACACTTGGGACGGAGAAGAAGTCTCGCATCAAGATGTCCGGGACCAGATACCTTCGCTGCAGTCGAAACAAGGATACCAAAAATTACAGGAGTCCTGCAGGATAGCAGCCGAACAGCGGCTCGAGTGGGCATGGGTCGACACTTGCTGCATCGACAAGACGAACAATGCCGAACTGACAGAAAGCATCAACTCCATGTTCCGCTGGTATCAACAGGCCGCCGCCTGCTTCGTGTACCTTTCCGATCTTCCCGCCACCGGAGAGCTAAAGACCAATCTTCCAAACTGTCGATGGTTCCGTCGTGGTTGGACCCTACAGGAGCTGCTCGCCCCAGAGAAAGTGCAGTTCTACGACAAGGACTGGGACCTGCGAGGCACCAAGGACGGTCTTATCGTGAAGCTCGAATCCATCACCGGCATCCCAGCTGACATCCTCACAGGCCATGCCTCCATCCGCCAAATATCCATCGCAGACCGCATGTCCTGGGCCGCAAACCGGCAGACCACCCGCCCCGAAGATGTCGCGTACTGTCTGCTCGGCATCTTCGACGTAAACCTCCCCATGATCTACGGCGAGGGCGAAAATGCCTTTCGACGCCTCCAAGAGGAAATTATCCGCAAAAGCAACGACATGACCATCTTTGCTTGGCAAAAAAGTAACAAACATGTCACTTCTCTAggttcaacaacaccgcaCAGGTCCGGATCCCCCTTActcgccacctccccagaCGACTTCACCCGCCACAACAAAAACGAaaccatctccatcctcagCATCCGCAACGCCGCCATGAGCGCCTCCATCAACCCAGAGTACATCGTCACCAACAAAGGCCTGcgcatcacctcctccctcctccgtctaACACAAGAAGACATCGGCGAACCAGACCAAGGCCTGCATTATTTCCTCGGTCTAGGGGAGATAAAACCCCGATCCAGCCCGCCCGGCCAACGAGGAAGAATGATGGGAATCACCCTCAACAAAAATGGCCCCGACTTCTTCGTCCGCAGAAACTGCCCCTTACGAGTGCTATCCGAGCCAGAAGGTTCTGTTCTGCTGACAACCTGCAGAAGAAGTTTTTATATCCAGCTGGACGATACCGCTACCCAACCACTGAATATAACCTCACCGGTGGATGCAATCGCCTTTCCACTCCAAcgtctcaccaccaccacaggccCCCGGGCCCCAGAGAAAATCACGGTCTGGCCGGGAAGAGCCCGGCCAGAGAGCCACTGGGACGAAACCCGGCGTTTGTTCTTCCGTTCCAACAAACGGTTGCTAGTACTGGCGATATCAGCCTTTGCCATCTTCCAAGATGGTACAAGGGTGGAGTTGCTGATGTTGGTTGACCAGCGCGCCAAGAGGCCCGCTGTGCAGCTTTTTTTGCAGGATAAGGAAGCGGAGTTGTATGAGTGGTTTCTTCGACGGATGGAGGCGAGCGATATTCATTATTGGGAGCAGCTGCCTGGGGAGCTGTGGAGGAACGCGTCGCCTTGGCCGGGGAGTCAGAttgaggttgttgtgggtgggggaaggaggtATGTGATGTCGGCGTGGATACAGGAGACTGATGATCCagaggcggcggcgttgCATCAGGTTGTGTTTAGGGCTGAAAGGGCAGGCGGTGTGACGGACGAAATCTGGGCGAAGTTGTAG
- a CDS encoding hypothetical protein (EggNog:ENOG503PC2H; COG:S), with product MRQSNHSSSRPLCGICREISLDQMGVSDDGKMQRHQPTYLALKQSMDHGCVLCRFIWHALGQSNSREGDRGSDTLAHVSEKYPGREISLVVWPGVTPTGYLDRIQIITSGEIPDADTDDEDGDDGPADPSMHPDHQFALSGVLDIFAYTDDPAASHGGVTGRPLPTTDGSSNDDFAFATQCLQKCLSNHAGCGRRDEIPRLPTRVLDLGPFDGSRVPYLLHTAGRQGQYSALSHCWGGHVPITTTSDNIEEHTKAISNLPPTFRDAACISRRLGIRYLWIDSLCILQDSKEDWEKESAMMGEIYKHSVLTIAARAARNARNGCFITRHRDVQHVDSSTEAQTISWWAASTFGIPHSKLNTPLDSRGWVLQEKLLSPRILYYGAQQLYWECRRTSIRQDGKYHYIQQDAVQPAMWKERMDIFAPYQSVYPNFNRIPPDWTEAKHELAARMRQWYNLVEEYSGRQLSFHTDKLPAIAGIAKEWAKSVDLFYIAGLWREDILAGLLWYGGKTATNPPASSTLPSWSWACYSGKVSFWAAHDSTFGFSDYSCEFVDLSFRASGALGNYGDVVGAKLELRGRILPVRHATRISLGKNFFVGPNIFGYGGEQIGVATFDVPPSTFDALFVLLVHAGVGNVGYGAYYAAGLLISPVPTEQGTFMRVGYVNMEKGHGEGWWDTRSAADYFEHIPTTTLFLI from the exons ATGAGACAGTCGAATCATTCCAGCTCCCGGCCACTTTGCGGGATATGTCGAGAAATATCACTGGATCAAATGGGCGTGTCGGATGACGGCAAGATGCAGCGTCACCAGCCTACCTACCTCGCCCTGAAACAATCCATGGACCATGGATGTGTGCTTTGTCGCTTTATCTGGCACGCCCTGGGGCAAAGCAACTCGCGAGAGGGGGACCGAGGAAGTGACACTCTGGCTCACGTGTCCGAAAAATATCCCGGCAGAGAGATCTCTCTTGTCGTTTGGCCGGGCGTGACGCCAACAGGATATTTGGATCGCATCCAGATCATCACATCTGGGGAGATCCCTGATGCGGATActgacgatgaggatggtgatgatgggccCGCTGATCCGAGCATGCACCCCGACCATCAGTTCGCTTTGTCTGGGGTGCTTGACATTTTCGCATATACAG ATGACCCTGCTGCGAGCCACGGCGGTGTCACTGGTCGACCGTTGCCGACGACAGACGGCAGTTCAAACGATGACTTTGCGTTTGCCACTCAATGTCTTCAAAAATGTCTGAGCAATCACGCCGGGTGTGGTCGACGAGATGAGATTCCACGTCTCCCTACTCGGGTTCTTGACCTCGGACCATTTGATGGTTCTCGGGTGCCTTACCTGCTACATACTGCTGGTCGACAGGGTCAATATAGCGCATTGAGCCATTGTTGGGGTGGCCATGTGCCAATCACAACGACGAGTGACAATATTGAGGAACATACGAAGGCCATTTCCAACCTGCCTCCGACCTTCAGAGATGCAGCCTGTATTTCGCGGAGGCTAGGAATTCGATATCTGTGGATTGACTCGTTGTGCATTCTCCAAGACTCCAAagaggactgggagaaggAATCAGCCATGATGGGAGAGATTTACAAACACAGCGTGCTGACAATAGCCGCAAGAGCAGCCAGAAATGCCCGGAATGGCTGTTTCATCACAAGACACCGTGATGTCCAGCATGTCGACTCGAGTACCGAAGCCCAGACGATCAGTTGGTGGGCAGCATCTACGTTCGGGATCCCACATTCGAAATTGAAC ACACCCCTTGACAGCCGTGGTTGGGTACTGCAGGAAAAGCTCCTATCGCCTCGCATACTTTACTACGGAGCTCAGCAGCTTTACTGGGAGTGCAGACGAACCTCGATCCGCCAAGATGGGAAATACCATTACATCCAACAAGACGCTGTGCAACCTGCCATGTGGAAGGAAAGGATGGACATATTTGCCCCATACCAGTCCGTATACCCCAACTTCAACAGAATACCACCAGACTGGACCGAAGCAAAGCATGAGCTCGCAGCGAGGATGAGACAGTGGTACAATTTAGTTGAGGAGTACAGCGGGCGCCAGCTCTCTTTTCACACCGACAAGCTGCCTGCCATAGCTGGCATTGCCAAGGAATGGGCCAAGTCTGTTGACTTGTTTTACATTGCTGGACTCTGGCGAGAGGACATTCTGGCAGGACTTCTCTGGTACGGAGGGAAAACGGCAACGAATCCCCCGGCCTCGAGCACATTGCCGTCCTGGTCTTGGGCGTGTTACAGTGGCAAGGTCAGCTTTTGGGCCGCTCACGATTCCACCTTTGGGTTTTCGGATTACTCTTGTGAGTTTGTCGACCTGTCTTTCCGTGCGAGTGGTGCACTGGGAAACTACGGCGATGTAGTGGGAGCAAAGCTGGAGCTACGAGGGCGTATTCTTCCTGTGCGTCACGCGACGAGAATAAGTCTGGGGAAGAACTTCTTTGTTGGACCGAATATCTTTGGTTATGGTGGGGAGCAGATTGGGGTGGCCACTTTTGATGTCCCCCCCTCAACATTCGATGCGCTATTTGTTCTGCTTGTCCATGCTGGTGTCGGCAACGTAGGATATGGCGCTTATTATGCAGCAGGTCTACTCATCTCGCCTGTGCCGACAGAGCAGGGCACTTTTATGAGGGTGGGTTATGTCAATATGGAGAAGGGACATGGAGAGGGCTGGTGGGACACAAGATCGGCGGCTGATTACTTTGAGCATATCCCGACGACCACGTTGTTCTTGATATAG
- a CDS encoding hypothetical protein (CAZy:GT25; COG:G; EggNog:ENOG503P1W4) produces the protein MPVLFGHRYLALIVVVVLVVFWFFGPQGLQSDGGIHYPRVQGKAFSDVLNSTLGFQEIFVINLPERSDRRDAMTLAAALTRLDVKWIDGIDGKDVPERVLPGDSWDKKISKGNKGSWRAHMNALQRIVQDNLTSALILEDDADWDIRLKEQMQVFAQAARAFTQPAPRTRSTLADTEDRSELSVSQIPINLRSRLTPYGDSWDVLWLGHCGTEFPSASTIVAHKSTTPTMNRVPLLRVTIPSDVTVPDAKHLKAHPFALQDSLAKEYAPHTRVVHASDKTTCTQAYAVSQQGARKLLYQFGLKTLTAGWDLMLGDWCDGLYPRETGNRPVCVTVQPPLFSHHYGKGAASDITAPGGGFVNQDKEMTPYVRLSVRVNMERLVQGVGMEDLIDQWEDAE, from the exons ATGCCTGTGCTCTTTGGGCACCGGTACCTGGCTCTCatagttgttgttgtcctggtggtgttttggttcTTTGGGCCGCAGGGTCTGCAGTCTGATGGCGGCATTCACTACCCGCGAGTACAGGGCAAGGCCTTCTCCGACGTTCTGAATTCCACACTGGGT TTCCAGGAGATATTCgtcatcaacctcccagaGAGATCAGACAGGCGCGATGCCATGACTTTGGCCGCTGCTCTGACGAGGCTTGACGTCAAATGGATCGACGGTATTGACGGCAAGGACGTGCCTGAGAGGGTTCTACCAGGTGACAGCTGGGACAAGAAGATCTCAAAGGGAAATAAGGGGTCCTGGAGGGCGCATATGAATGCGTTGCAGCG CATTGTGCAAGATAACTTAACCAGCGCCCTTATCCTCGAAGACGACGCAGACTGGGACATCCGGCTCAAAGAACAGATGCAAGTTTTTGCTCAGGCTGCGAGAGCCTTCACTCAACCAGCCCCGAGAACGAGATCGACGCTTGCAGACACCGAGGACCGTTCCGAACTCTCGGTCTCTCAGATACCGATAAATCTTCGCTCGCGCCTTACACCGTACGGGGACAGCTGGGATGTCCTGTGGTTGGGTCATTGCGGCACGGAATTTCCATCTGCCTCTACTATTGTCGCCCACAAAAGCACAACGCCAACAATGAACAGAGTCCCTTTGCTGCGAGTTACCATCCCCAGCGATGTCACCGTGCCTGATGCCAAGCATCTGAAGGCGCATCCCTTTGCCCTCCAAGACTCGCTTGCCAAAGAGTACGCACCCCACACGAGAGTCGTGCATGCCTCGGACAAGACAACGTGCACCCAAGCATACGCTGTCAGTCAACAAGGTGCTCGGAAGTTGCTATACCAGTTCGGGTTGAAGACGTTGACGGCAGGGTGGGATTTGATGCTGGGGGACTGGTGTGATGGACTTTACCCTCGAGAGACCGGGAACCGACCGGTTTGCGTTACTGTGCAGCCTCCGCTGTTCAGTCATCACTATGGCAAGGGGGCAGCTTCGGATATCACGGCgcctgggggtgggtttgtgAATCAGGATAAGGAGATGACGCCGTATGTGAGGTTGAGTGTGAGGGTGAatatggagaggttggtgcaGGGTGTGGGAATGGAGGATTTAATTGATCAGTGGGAGGATGCGGAATGA
- a CDS encoding hypothetical protein (CAZy:AA3; COG:E; EggNog:ENOG503PA8A) — protein MAAKFTHCLTAILALCATPALAIPGGGNNNNQDVYDYVIVGSGPGGSPLASNLAKAGYSVLLLEAGDDQSADIGTQLINVGSTSNANRWGFYVRQYGDDTQQLKNNHLTWRRADGTLFVGNGSSAPADATPLGVFYPRGATLGGSSVINAGVTVLPSKSTWDEIWRKTGDRSWSGDNIRKIFTRVERNHYLPPGTLGHGFNGYLDINGNDGEVYSRSPGILSVFRSMIASIGGNPNNALTDVTRDLNNPSPSRDTTQGLFGLPFHANQTWGRFSARTIVLDTLAAKKPSGSPRYPLTLKTNSLVTKVLFDRPRNKKPRAIGVEYLEGQSLYSADARHNPSNTGTKRTVRARKEVILSGGVFNTPQLLQLSGIGPKEHLRSLNISVLVNLPGVGSRLQDNPEYPVVGIAKDNQPFFTIPIPGEPDCFFGFGPPGVPDPCIDLWYQGLGPYARPAANTNAFMLKTNYSGDGELDILVFSLANFAFRGYWPNDAAVAIPPDPLGVFGFSVVKINPISQAGTVRLRSANPQDTPLINFEMFQTGADQDLGALAEAAAWGRRVYGNVEGPTGPMTTTEPPCDGGTGCFAGDKEWARDQSFGHHATSTCAIGGDRDRLAVLDSKFRVRGVDGLRVVDGSAFPKTPGAFPVLSTFLLSEKASVDVLADARRW, from the exons ATGGCAGCCAAATTTACGCATTGCTTGACGGCCATTCTGGCCCTGTGCGCCACCCCCGCACTTGCTATTCCAGGTggcggcaacaacaacaatcaaGATGTCTACGACTATGTAATTGTAGGCAGTGGACCCGGCGGATCTCCACTTGcttccaacctcgccaaagccGGATACTCTGTCTTGCTCCTGGAGGCAGGCGATGACCAGAGCGCCGATATTGGAACACAGCTCATCAATGTCGGCAGTACCTCCAATGCCAACCGCTGGGGATTTTACGTGAGGCAGTATGGCGACGATACACAGCAGCTGAAGAACAACCACCTGACATGGAGACGTGCTGACGGGACCTTGTTCGTTGGCAATGGAAGCTCTGCTCCAGCTGATGCCACGCCTTTGGGTGTTTTCTACCCCCGCGGCGCGACTCTCGGTGGGTCGTCGGTCATCAACGCCGGCGTTACAGTGTTGCCCAGCAAGAGCACCTGGGATGAAATTTGGAGGAAAACGGGTGACCGCAgctggag CGGTGACAACATTCGCAAGATCTTCACGCGTGTTGAGAGGAACCATTATCTCCCACCCGGAACCCTGGGCCATGGATTCAATGGCTATCTCGACATCAACGGAAATGATGGCGAGGTCTACTCTCGCAGTCCCGGCATTCTCTCCGTCTTCAGGTCTATGATCGCATCCATCGGcggcaaccccaacaacgcGCTCACCGATGTGACTCGCGATCTCAATAacccctctccatctcgaGACACAACCCAAGGTCTTTTCGGCCTTCCTTTCCACGCCAACCAAACCTGGGGTCGTTTCAGTGCCCGCACAATCGTCCTTGACACTCTGGCTGCCAAAAAACCCAGTGGATCTCCTCGCTACCCCCTGACCCTCAAAACAAACAGCCTCGTAACCAAAGTCCTCTTCGACAGACCCCGAAACAAGAAGCCCCGTGCCATCGGAGTCGAGTACCTCGAAGGACAATCCCTCTACTCGGCCGACGCCCGCCACAACCCTTCCAACACAGGCACCAAACGCACCGTCAGAGCCCGCAAAGAAGTCATTCTCTCCGGCGGCGTCTTCAACACCCCgcaactcctccaactctcAGGAATCGGCCCAAAAGAACACCTCCGCTCGCTCAATATCTCCGTCCTAGTCAACCTCCCCGGCGTTGGCTCCCGCCTCCAAGACAACCCGGAATACCCCGTCGTCGGCATCGCAAAAGACAACCAACCCTTCTTCACAATCCCCATCCCAGGCGAGCCAGACTgcttcttcggcttcggcccTCCCGGCGTCCCAGATCCGTGCATCGACCTCTGGTATCAGGGTCTTGGCCCCTATGCCCGCCCGGCGGCAAATACAAACGCTTTTATGCTCAAGACGAACTACTCCGGTGATGGGGAGCTTGACATTCTCGTGTTTAGTCTGGCGAATTTTGCGTTCAGGGGGTATTGGCCAAATGATGCGGCTGTGGCTATCCCTCCTGATCCGTTGGGTGTGTTTGGCTTTTCGGTTGTAAAGATCAATCCTATTTCCCAGGCAGGGACTGTTAGGTTGAGGAGTGCGAATCCGCAGGATACTCCCCTGATTAACTTTGAGATGTTCCAGACGGGGGCTGATCAAGATTTGGGAGCGTTGGCTGAGGCGGCTgcttgggggaggagggtttaTGGGAATGTGGAGGGGCCGACGGGCCCGATGACGACTACTGAGCCGCCTTGTGACGGGGGGACGGGTTGTTTTGCTGGGGATAAGGAGTGGGCGAGGGATCAGAGTTTTGGGCATCATGCTACTAGTACCTGTGCTATTGGTGGGGATAGGGATCggttggcggtgttggatAGCAAGTTTAGGGTTAGGGGCgtggatgggttgagggtggtggatgggagtgCGTTTCCCAAGACGCCAGGGGCGTTCCCGGTGCTGAGCACGTTTTTGTTGAGTGAGAAGGCGAGTGTGGATGTTTTGGCGGATGCTAGGCGGTGGTAA